GCCGTTGCGCTCGATGCGCTTCACCATCTGGCGGACATTGCGCATGGCGCGGCCCGAGAGGGAGAAGTCTTTGACATCGACAATCGCCTCGTCACCCAGCTCCAGGGCGTCCAGACCGGTCTCGCGGGTCCAGACCTCGCCGCCGGTCTCGCTGCACCCGACGACGGCCGGGGTCCAGGAGTGGGCCTTGGCCTCCGCCATGAACCGCTCGATGGCGCCGGGCCAGGCCTCGACGTCGCCGATGGGGTCGCCGGAGGCGAGCATCACGCCGGAGACGACGCGGTAGGTGACGGCGGCCTTGCCGCTGGGGGAGAAGACGACGGCCTTGTCGCGGCGCAGCGCGAAGTGGCCGAGCGAGTCGCGGCCGCCGTGCTTGGCGAGCAGCTCGCGCAGCTTGGTCTCGTCGTCGGTGGTGAGCCGGGCGGCCGGGTGCTCGGGGCGGAAGGCGAGGTAGATGGTGGTGAGCGCGGTCAGCATGCCGAGGGCGCCGAGGGAGTAGCCGACGGTCCAGGAGACCCGGCCGGCGTAGTCGACGGGACCCTCGAAGCCGAAGAGACCGTAGATGACGTGGGTGATCTGCTCGTACAGGCCGGGGTTGCCGACGACCTTGCCCGGGTGGACGTTGACGATGACCAGCCCGAGGCCGATGGAACCGGCGCTCATGAGAACGAAGTTCGCGAGTGCCTTCCAGCGGCTGCGGGGATCCGGCAGCGCCTTGAATTCACCCTGATGGCGCAGCAGCAGTGCGAGGAGCACCGCCGCGATGACCACGCTGATGATCGAGTGGCGGTACGCGAACTGCGCCGCCGCGCCCGCGGGCAGCAGGACGACGGCGGCCCGCCAGGCCCGCCGCTTGTGGCGCTTGAGGCCGTGGGCGAGCAGCAGGAGCAGGACGCCCGCGCTGATGGCCAGGGCTGCCGCGAACGGGCCCATGGACCCGGGCAGCACCTCGGTGACCGCGTGGATCCGGCTGTGCCGGAAGCGCGGGAAGACACCGGCCGCGATGTCCAGAAGGCCGACGATCATGACGGCCGTACCTACCAGGCCGGGCACCGCCTCCGGCTGTGGACCTCGGAGGATTCGGCGGACCCTGCTCGGAACCTGTCCCGACTTATCGCCATCTATCCTGCTAGACATCGCTTCCCGTTGCTCCGCGAGAGATCATGTGGCCGAAGGCCGCGACAGCCTCCGGTGTTGTGGTGCGTCCCTTAGGACGACATCGACGAGGAGCGGGTTCACTCTTTCGTCGGAAAAATCTGTCCTGCCACCAGAAAGTCGACTGACTGCTCATGGGTCTCACGAGTACTACGGTTCTGGCGTTGGCCATCCTGGCCGGTGTGCTGCTCTTCGCGGCAACGGTCTGGATGTGGCCGAAGCTTTCGGGCCGCACCTGGCGCGCTGTCGCCGGCCGGATCGGGCTCCTGCTGGCGACGCAGCTTGCGCTGTTCTCGGCTGTGGGTCTCGCGGCTAACAAGTCGTTCCTCTTCTACGGTTCCTGGGCCGACCTGTTCGGCCAGGAGACGTCCATGGGCAAGGTCGTCGACCACTCGATGAGCAGCGATGACATCAAGGTCGTCGACAAGCAGAAGCTGGACGTCCCCGGGGGTGCCAAGCCCCAGGTGGGCGGT
Above is a genomic segment from Streptomyces sp. NBC_01233 containing:
- a CDS encoding phosphatidylglycerol lysyltransferase domain-containing protein, with product MSSRIDGDKSGQVPSRVRRILRGPQPEAVPGLVGTAVMIVGLLDIAAGVFPRFRHSRIHAVTEVLPGSMGPFAAALAISAGVLLLLLAHGLKRHKRRAWRAAVVLLPAGAAAQFAYRHSIISVVIAAVLLALLLRHQGEFKALPDPRSRWKALANFVLMSAGSIGLGLVIVNVHPGKVVGNPGLYEQITHVIYGLFGFEGPVDYAGRVSWTVGYSLGALGMLTALTTIYLAFRPEHPAARLTTDDETKLRELLAKHGGRDSLGHFALRRDKAVVFSPSGKAAVTYRVVSGVMLASGDPIGDVEAWPGAIERFMAEAKAHSWTPAVVGCSETGGEVWTRETGLDALELGDEAIVDVKDFSLSGRAMRNVRQMVKRIERNGYTTKVRRVSELTETELEQVRGAAEAWRGTDTERGFSMALGRVGEDGDGDCFIATAHRVEEGDTSPYGDLKAVLHFVPWGKDGMSLELMRRDRAADPGMNELLIVASLEACPGLGIEKVSLNFAMFRAALARGEKIGAGPVLRMWRGLLVFLSRWFQIESLYKFNEKFRPRWEPRFMVYRSTRDLPRIGFAVMQAEGFVTLALPRLFASRRRPKPVRTCTHNHMATVPKQTEREAQAA